In Corynebacterium nuruki S6-4, the following proteins share a genomic window:
- a CDS encoding Dyp-type peroxidase, whose protein sequence is MPTQQVVSHPANAAMFLVFTVDDGEDAAGAARDFLGELPGLTRSVGFRHPEAELLSIVGIGSDLWDRMFPDQPRPAHLHPFVEVRGATHTAVSTPGDLLIHLRAARQDLCFELARVVTDALRGTATIVDEVHGFRYFDERDLLGFVDGTENPEGDDALDAAVIADGDGEDASFVGGSYVIVQKYLHDMAAWNALSTEEQEKAIGRTKLDDLELDDEHKPSNSHVALNDIDGDIIRENMPFGSLSGDGEFGTYFIGYAKDPSVTEEMLRNMFIGVPEGNHDRILDFSTAVTGSLFFVPSPAFLDGLGD, encoded by the coding sequence ATGCCCACCCAGCAGGTTGTTTCCCACCCCGCGAACGCCGCCATGTTCCTCGTCTTCACCGTCGACGACGGTGAGGACGCCGCCGGCGCCGCCCGGGACTTCCTCGGGGAACTGCCGGGTCTGACCCGTTCGGTGGGGTTCCGGCACCCGGAGGCGGAGCTGCTGAGCATCGTCGGTATCGGCTCAGATCTGTGGGACCGGATGTTCCCCGACCAGCCGCGCCCGGCCCACCTGCACCCGTTCGTCGAGGTCCGCGGCGCGACGCACACCGCCGTCTCCACCCCCGGTGACCTGCTGATCCACCTGCGCGCGGCGCGGCAGGACCTGTGCTTCGAACTGGCCCGTGTCGTCACCGACGCGCTGCGCGGCACTGCGACGATCGTCGACGAGGTGCACGGTTTCCGCTACTTCGACGAGCGCGATCTCCTCGGTTTCGTCGACGGCACCGAGAACCCCGAGGGGGATGACGCACTGGACGCCGCGGTGATCGCGGACGGCGACGGGGAGGACGCCTCCTTCGTCGGCGGTTCCTACGTCATCGTGCAGAAGTACCTGCACGACATGGCCGCGTGGAACGCGCTGAGCACCGAGGAGCAGGAGAAGGCCATCGGCCGGACGAAGCTCGACGACCTCGAGCTCGACGACGAGCACAAGCCGAGTAACTCGCATGTCGCGCTCAACGACATCGACGGTGACATCATCCGGGAGAACATGCCGTTCGGTTCGCTGAGCGGCGACGGCGAGTTCGGCACCTACTTCATCGGCTACGCCAAGGACCCGTCGGTGACCGAGGAGATGCTGCGCAACATGTTCATCGGTGTGCCGGAGGGCAACCACGACCGCATCCTGGACTTCTCCACCGCGGTCACCGGCTCACTGTTCTTCGTGCCTTCCCCGGCGTTCCTCGACGGTCTCGGCGACTGA
- a CDS encoding DapH/DapD/GlmU-related protein: MHDATLEDLIAELDAGHLIPGDSPLHRAMHRQSQEAIRIATELNGTYHDEAGVRALLSELVGYEVDVTVGLFPPFTSDFGRNIRLGRHVFINSGCRFQDQGGITLGDGALIGHNTVIATLNHAMDPARRADLEPAPVVIGKDVWIGSSSVITPGVTIGDGAVIGAGSVVTRDIPAGMVAVGSPAKVVRAVMTG; the protein is encoded by the coding sequence ATGCACGACGCGACTCTCGAGGACCTGATCGCCGAACTGGACGCCGGCCACCTCATCCCCGGTGATTCCCCGCTGCACCGGGCGATGCACCGGCAGTCCCAGGAGGCCATCCGCATCGCCACGGAACTCAACGGGACCTACCACGACGAGGCGGGCGTCCGTGCCCTGCTCAGCGAGCTGGTCGGTTACGAGGTGGACGTCACCGTCGGCCTGTTCCCGCCGTTCACCAGCGATTTCGGACGCAATATCCGGCTCGGACGGCACGTGTTCATCAACTCCGGGTGCCGGTTCCAGGATCAGGGCGGCATCACCCTCGGCGACGGTGCGCTCATCGGTCACAACACAGTCATCGCCACCCTGAACCATGCGATGGATCCGGCTCGGCGGGCCGATCTGGAACCTGCACCCGTGGTGATCGGGAAGGACGTGTGGATCGGGTCGAGCTCGGTGATCACGCCCGGTGTCACCATCGGTGACGGTGCGGTGATCGGTGCCGGGTCCGTGGTGACCAGGGATATCCCGGCCGGTATGGTGGCCGTCGGCTCGCCGGCGAAGGTGGTCCGGGCGGTCATGACCGGGTAG
- a CDS encoding aldo/keto reductase: MDSADVYGGPQSPDMARGYGTSEEIIGRWLQKSGHRDDIVLATKLYQPMGTGPNDQRLSAYHIRRACEDSLRRLRTDHIDVYQMHHVDRATPVEEIWQAMEQLIASGKISYVGSSNFAGWDVTNSHLTGRARGGLGLVSEQSIYNLTNRAIEQELIPALEHFGIGLIPWSPLAAGVLAGRPAAGEDTVRRSQQSPEFERLSAPLAEYEALCSDLGHSPAAVAQAWLLHRPVVSTLIAGARTVSQLEAAVATLDITLDDATLVELNRIWPGPGTAPQSYAW, translated from the coding sequence ATCGACTCCGCCGACGTCTACGGCGGCCCACAGAGCCCCGACATGGCGAGGGGATACGGCACCTCCGAGGAGATCATCGGCCGCTGGCTGCAGAAGTCCGGCCACCGGGACGACATCGTCCTGGCGACGAAGCTCTACCAGCCGATGGGCACCGGGCCGAATGACCAGCGTCTGTCCGCGTACCACATCCGCCGGGCCTGCGAGGACAGCCTACGACGGCTGCGGACCGACCACATCGACGTCTACCAGATGCACCACGTCGACCGGGCGACCCCGGTCGAGGAGATCTGGCAGGCGATGGAGCAGCTCATCGCGTCCGGCAAGATCAGCTACGTCGGCTCCTCGAACTTCGCCGGGTGGGACGTCACCAACTCCCACCTCACCGGACGCGCCCGGGGTGGGCTGGGACTGGTCTCCGAGCAGAGCATCTACAACCTCACCAACCGGGCGATCGAGCAGGAACTCATCCCCGCCCTGGAGCATTTCGGGATCGGCCTGATCCCGTGGAGTCCGTTGGCGGCAGGGGTACTTGCCGGACGCCCCGCTGCAGGTGAGGACACCGTCCGACGTTCGCAGCAGAGCCCGGAATTCGAGCGTCTTTCCGCACCGTTGGCCGAGTACGAGGCCCTGTGCTCCGACCTCGGGCACTCCCCCGCAGCGGTCGCCCAGGCCTGGCTGCTGCACCGGCCCGTGGTCTCCACGCTCATCGCCGGCGCACGCACCGTCAGTCAGCTGGAGGCTGCCGTCGCCACCCTCGACATCACCCTGGATGACGCCACGCTGGTGGAACTCAACCGCATCTGGCCGGGTCCGGGCACCGCCCCGCAGTCCTACGCCTGGTGA
- a CDS encoding aldo/keto reductase, with protein MSENTMEYTYLGRSGLLVSRIGLGTMNFGDATPEADAHTILDRAVDLGVNLALPSLSGHPI; from the coding sequence ATGAGCGAGAACACCATGGAATACACATACCTCGGGCGCTCCGGCCTGCTCGTCAGCAGGATCGGACTCGGCACCATGAACTTCGGGGACGCCACGCCGGAAGCTGACGCCCACACCATCCTCGACCGCGCGGTAGACCTCGGAGTGAACTTGGCCCTACCCTCGTTGAGTGGACACCCGATTTAG
- a CDS encoding helix-turn-helix domain-containing protein — MDSRMNARAVQAEVREFLTSRRGRITPGDAGLPTTGNRRVPGLRRSEVADLAGISADYYAKLERGQLAGASAGVLEALARALQLSEAEHRHLYDLASAADGVPTSARGRSWSARPHQVRESLERVVDAVTGAVAFVRDEMQDIVAVNDLGREFYRPVLGEAGASGATAGRANLARFQFLDPVSREFYPDWDTMARMCVGIMHAEVGRNPGHRGLQDLVGELSTRSTEFVELWAAHDVRIHGAGTKRFYHPEVGELTLAFAELQVTADDGLALYVYSAEPGSASEEKLRLLASLAATGRTHREGV, encoded by the coding sequence ATGGACAGCAGGATGAATGCCCGGGCCGTGCAGGCGGAGGTGCGGGAGTTCCTCACCTCCCGCCGGGGCCGCATCACCCCGGGCGACGCAGGCCTCCCCACCACGGGCAACCGTCGGGTGCCCGGGCTGCGCCGCAGCGAGGTAGCGGATCTCGCCGGGATCAGCGCGGACTACTACGCGAAACTGGAACGGGGACAGCTCGCCGGGGCGTCCGCCGGGGTGCTGGAGGCGCTGGCCCGGGCCCTGCAGCTCAGCGAGGCCGAGCACCGGCACCTCTACGATCTCGCCAGCGCGGCTGACGGCGTCCCCACCTCAGCGCGTGGCAGGTCCTGGTCCGCCCGCCCGCACCAGGTCAGGGAGTCACTGGAACGGGTGGTGGACGCCGTGACAGGGGCCGTCGCCTTCGTTCGCGACGAAATGCAGGACATTGTCGCGGTCAACGACCTGGGACGGGAGTTCTACCGGCCGGTGCTCGGGGAAGCGGGCGCATCCGGGGCGACGGCCGGTCGCGCGAACCTCGCCCGGTTCCAGTTCCTCGACCCGGTCTCCCGCGAGTTCTACCCGGACTGGGACACTATGGCCCGGATGTGCGTCGGCATCATGCACGCCGAGGTCGGACGCAATCCGGGGCACCGTGGACTGCAGGACCTCGTCGGGGAACTGTCCACCCGGAGCACGGAGTTCGTTGAACTGTGGGCCGCGCATGACGTGCGGATCCACGGCGCCGGGACGAAACGTTTCTATCACCCGGAAGTCGGGGAACTCACCCTCGCCTTCGCGGAACTGCAGGTCACCGCGGACGACGGCCTGGCTCTCTACGTTTACTCTGCGGAGCCGGGGTCGGCGTCCGAGGAGAAACTCCGGCTGCTCGCCTCACTTGCGGCGACCGGTCGGACACACAGAGAAGGAGTCTGA
- a CDS encoding YihY/virulence factor BrkB family protein: protein MTTSAPGPGAPDPAPAPDPAPDQPASWRRVPVRAVRRFFDEDFVDLVGSLAFRSMLALFPGLIALVSILGLFGQSEDSVLRLLNQIEEVTPEHSWESVRPVLENILRAPQAGLGLVLGLLTTLWTVSGYIKTFSRTMNAVYGIVEQRGIFRWNVQMYLLTGLFLLLAAVGFVGAVLSGPVAEAVGELIHLETAVITVWRYVRWVVVVLVVVLLVGMLYRITPDVRLRRTWGGRRFPWFLFWLRWFTVGASLAIVATVAATMLFFLYVAKAGSFNVTYGALAGVVVLMVWLFLINAALVFGALIDNEVVRRRRRRAGLPDRAS from the coding sequence CTGACCACCTCCGCTCCCGGCCCCGGTGCCCCGGACCCCGCCCCTGCCCCGGACCCGGCCCCGGACCAGCCGGCGTCCTGGCGGCGCGTCCCGGTCCGCGCCGTCAGACGCTTCTTCGACGAGGACTTCGTCGACCTCGTCGGCAGTCTCGCCTTCCGCTCGATGCTCGCCCTGTTTCCCGGGCTCATCGCCCTGGTCTCGATCCTGGGCCTGTTCGGCCAGAGCGAGGACTCGGTGCTCCGCCTGCTCAACCAGATCGAGGAGGTCACCCCGGAGCATTCCTGGGAGTCGGTGCGTCCGGTGCTGGAGAACATCCTGCGCGCGCCGCAGGCGGGGCTGGGCCTGGTCCTCGGCCTGCTCACCACCCTGTGGACGGTCTCCGGGTACATCAAGACGTTCAGCCGCACGATGAACGCGGTGTACGGGATCGTCGAGCAGCGGGGCATCTTCCGGTGGAATGTGCAGATGTATCTGCTGACCGGCCTGTTCCTGCTGCTGGCCGCCGTCGGGTTCGTCGGCGCGGTGCTCTCCGGGCCGGTCGCCGAGGCGGTCGGTGAACTCATCCACCTGGAGACCGCGGTGATCACCGTGTGGCGGTACGTCCGCTGGGTGGTGGTGGTCCTCGTCGTGGTGCTGCTGGTCGGGATGCTCTACCGCATCACCCCGGATGTGCGGTTGCGCCGTACCTGGGGCGGACGCCGGTTCCCGTGGTTCCTGTTCTGGCTGCGCTGGTTCACGGTCGGGGCGTCCCTCGCCATCGTCGCGACGGTGGCGGCGACGATGCTCTTCTTCCTCTATGTGGCGAAGGCCGGGTCGTTCAACGTGACCTACGGGGCGCTGGCCGGCGTCGTCGTGCTGATGGTGTGGCTCTTCCTCATCAACGCGGCGCTGGTGTTCGGCGCGCTGATCGACAACGAGGTCGTCAGGCGGCGCCGTCGCCGTGCCGGGCTCCCGGACCGGGCGTCCTAA
- a CDS encoding YeeE/YedE thiosulfate transporter family protein, giving the protein MLITGLIVGGLLGFAMQRGRFCVTGFLRDIFTLRSWRGFTALLVVIAVHAVGLAALTSTGVITPEFKDFAPAAVIVGGFLFGLGIVLAGGCASGTWYRAGEGLVGSWIALVMYAVSSAAMKGGALGGLNDWLRGFTVNATTAPESLGISSWWFVIPLVLVTAVLVRYFLAKERATPAMATLPPRKTGLAHLLTEKPWHVFGTALVVGLLGVVAWPLSDATGRNDGLGITTPSSNLVKGIVNGGADNIDWGVLLVLGILVGSFFAAKASGEFRVRVPDARQASRSVVGGLLMGVGAAWAGGCTVGNGMVQTSLFSYQGWVALLFIALGVGAAAKLWLKPDQPVNSQDVEVADGTDGTDGTPAPSQDAAPTADLGGFASAVAVLDRPLVAVGATAKKDGLTDLGDGRWGMDTLGAVCPFPLIEAKNAIGKIDVGDELVIDFDCTQATDAIPRWAATDGHEVTQFEARGDAGWVIAVKRGH; this is encoded by the coding sequence ATGCTCATCACCGGACTCATCGTCGGTGGCCTGCTCGGCTTCGCCATGCAGCGAGGCCGGTTCTGCGTCACCGGCTTCCTCCGCGACATCTTCACCCTGCGCAGCTGGCGCGGCTTCACCGCACTGCTCGTCGTCATCGCCGTCCACGCGGTCGGCCTGGCCGCCCTGACCAGCACCGGGGTGATCACGCCGGAGTTCAAGGACTTCGCCCCCGCCGCCGTCATCGTCGGCGGCTTCCTCTTCGGCCTCGGCATCGTGCTGGCCGGCGGCTGCGCCTCCGGCACCTGGTACCGCGCCGGTGAGGGCCTCGTCGGCTCCTGGATCGCCCTGGTGATGTACGCCGTCTCCTCGGCGGCGATGAAGGGTGGCGCGCTCGGCGGCCTCAACGACTGGCTGCGCGGCTTCACCGTCAACGCCACCACCGCCCCGGAATCCCTCGGGATCAGCAGCTGGTGGTTCGTCATCCCGCTGGTGCTGGTCACCGCCGTGCTCGTCCGGTACTTCCTCGCCAAGGAGCGGGCCACCCCGGCGATGGCCACGCTGCCGCCGCGCAAGACCGGTCTGGCCCACCTGCTCACGGAGAAGCCGTGGCACGTCTTCGGGACCGCGCTGGTCGTCGGCCTGCTCGGCGTCGTCGCCTGGCCGCTGTCGGACGCCACGGGCCGCAACGACGGCCTCGGCATCACCACCCCGTCCTCCAACCTGGTCAAGGGCATCGTCAACGGTGGCGCGGACAACATCGACTGGGGAGTGCTGCTCGTCCTCGGTATCCTCGTCGGCTCCTTCTTCGCGGCGAAGGCCTCCGGTGAGTTCCGGGTGCGCGTGCCGGATGCCCGCCAGGCGTCCCGCTCGGTCGTCGGCGGCCTGCTGATGGGTGTCGGCGCGGCCTGGGCCGGCGGCTGCACCGTCGGCAACGGCATGGTGCAGACCTCCCTGTTCAGCTACCAGGGCTGGGTGGCGCTGCTGTTCATCGCACTGGGTGTCGGCGCCGCGGCGAAGCTGTGGCTGAAGCCCGACCAGCCGGTCAACAGCCAGGACGTCGAGGTCGCTGACGGCACTGACGGCACTGACGGCACGCCGGCCCCGTCGCAGGACGCCGCCCCGACCGCGGACCTGGGCGGTTTCGCCTCGGCGGTCGCGGTCCTCGACCGGCCGCTGGTGGCCGTGGGCGCCACGGCGAAGAAGGACGGACTCACCGATCTCGGCGACGGTCGCTGGGGGATGGACACCCTCGGCGCGGTCTGCCCGTTCCCGCTCATCGAGGCGAAGAACGCCATCGGGAAGATCGACGTGGGCGACGAGCTCGTCATCGACTTCGACTGCACCCAGGCCACGGACGCCATCCCGCGGTGGGCCGCGACCGACGGCCATGAGGTCACACAGTTCGAGGCGCGCGGGGACGCCGGCTGGGTCATCGCGGTGAAGCGCGGGCACTAG
- a CDS encoding TetR/AcrR family transcriptional regulator codes for MTDSRVKLLTAAADLIAANPGGEFSLRAVCDAAGVKLPTLYHFFGSKQGLVDAVVEHGFDMYVREKGRSGSSGDPVRDIRAGWDAHVAFGLANPGFYTLMYGTVTPGRAPAAQEGPWRMLNGLTAEAQRQGRLVVPAGQAAAHILATNIGVTLRQIIQEKEDRALSVAVREGVIRAITGTSDESAVQQGRSLVEFATAHPDRLGEAETRLFVDWVQRLL; via the coding sequence ATGACGGATTCCCGGGTCAAGCTGCTCACCGCCGCCGCCGATCTCATCGCGGCCAATCCCGGCGGCGAGTTCTCGCTGCGCGCGGTCTGCGATGCCGCGGGCGTGAAACTGCCGACGCTGTACCACTTCTTCGGCAGTAAACAGGGCCTTGTCGATGCCGTTGTCGAGCACGGTTTCGACATGTATGTCCGGGAGAAAGGCCGGTCCGGGTCCAGCGGCGACCCAGTCCGGGACATCCGTGCGGGGTGGGACGCCCATGTCGCCTTCGGGCTGGCGAATCCCGGCTTCTACACACTGATGTACGGGACCGTCACTCCGGGGCGTGCCCCGGCAGCGCAGGAGGGGCCGTGGCGGATGCTCAACGGACTGACGGCCGAAGCGCAGCGGCAGGGCAGGCTCGTCGTGCCCGCCGGGCAGGCGGCGGCCCACATCCTCGCCACCAATATCGGGGTGACGCTGCGCCAGATCATCCAGGAGAAGGAGGACCGGGCTCTCAGCGTCGCGGTGCGGGAAGGGGTCATCCGGGCGATCACGGGGACCTCGGACGAGTCCGCGGTACAGCAGGGCCGGTCGCTCGTCGAGTTTGCGACGGCGCATCCGGACCGGCTGGGGGAGGCGGAGACCAGGCTCTTCGTCGACTGGGTGCAGAGGTTGCTGTAG
- a CDS encoding SDR family oxidoreductase — MNTYDLTGRTVLIAGGGKNLGALVARQAAAGGADVAIHYNSESSRPEAEKTLAAVEEAGRRGVLLTGDLTVPDNVRTLFEDAEAALGHIDIAVNTVGKVLRKPIVETTEDEYDDMFDVNAKAAYFFLQEAGRHVSDGGRIITLVTALLAAFTDGYSTYAGGKAPVEHFTRAAAKEFGERGISVNNVAPGPMDTPFFYGQETPERVEFHKSQGLGGRLTEIGDIAPLILFLATDGGWITGQTLFANGGYTTR, encoded by the coding sequence ATGAACACCTACGACCTGACCGGACGCACCGTCCTCATCGCCGGCGGCGGAAAGAACCTCGGCGCCCTCGTGGCACGCCAGGCCGCCGCCGGCGGCGCCGACGTCGCCATCCACTACAACTCCGAGTCCAGCCGGCCCGAAGCCGAGAAGACCCTCGCCGCGGTCGAGGAAGCCGGACGCCGCGGCGTCCTGCTCACCGGCGACCTCACGGTCCCCGACAATGTGCGGACCCTCTTCGAGGATGCGGAGGCCGCACTCGGCCACATCGACATCGCGGTCAACACCGTGGGAAAGGTGCTGCGCAAGCCCATCGTGGAGACCACCGAGGACGAGTACGACGACATGTTCGACGTCAACGCCAAGGCCGCCTACTTCTTCCTCCAGGAGGCCGGCCGGCACGTCAGCGACGGCGGACGCATCATCACCCTCGTGACCGCACTGCTCGCGGCCTTCACCGACGGCTACTCCACCTACGCCGGTGGCAAGGCCCCGGTCGAGCACTTCACGCGCGCCGCGGCCAAGGAATTCGGCGAGCGCGGCATCTCGGTCAACAACGTCGCCCCCGGCCCGATGGACACCCCGTTCTTCTACGGTCAGGAGACCCCGGAGCGCGTGGAGTTCCACAAGTCCCAGGGCCTCGGCGGGAGGCTGACGGAGATCGGGGACATCGCCCCGCTCATCCTCTTCCTCGCCACCGACGGCGGCTGGATCACCGGTCAGACGTTGTTCGCCAACGGCGGGTACACCACCCGCTAG
- a CDS encoding aldo/keto reductase — MTALTDTLTLSTGANIPVLGLGTWFIDDDRAAQTVKDAVAAGYRNIDTAQAYGNERGVGEGVRTCGVPRGELFISTKLAAEIKDYEGAVAAIDGSLERLGLDYVDLMLIHAPQPWDDFRGGNYDEGNLAAWRALEEAFADGELKAIGVSNFREHDLDNIIDNAGVTPHVNQILVHAGNTPADLIDYCRDRDIVVEAYSPIAHGEILDNPQVRELAAKYGVSVPQLCIRYTLQLGCVSLPKTANPEHMRTNAEVNFTIGDADMDALKTLDARDYGESSGFPVYSGK; from the coding sequence ATGACCGCACTGACGGACACACTCACCCTCTCCACCGGCGCCAACATCCCCGTCCTCGGGCTCGGCACCTGGTTCATCGACGACGACAGGGCCGCGCAGACGGTGAAGGACGCCGTGGCCGCCGGCTACCGCAACATCGACACCGCCCAGGCCTACGGCAACGAACGTGGCGTCGGCGAGGGTGTGCGCACCTGCGGTGTCCCCCGCGGAGAACTCTTCATCTCCACGAAACTCGCCGCCGAGATCAAGGACTACGAGGGCGCTGTCGCCGCGATCGACGGTTCCCTCGAGAGACTCGGCCTCGACTACGTCGACCTCATGCTCATCCACGCGCCGCAACCCTGGGACGACTTCCGCGGTGGAAACTACGACGAGGGCAATCTCGCCGCCTGGCGTGCACTGGAGGAAGCCTTCGCAGACGGAGAGCTGAAGGCAATCGGTGTCTCCAACTTCCGCGAGCACGACCTCGACAACATCATCGACAATGCCGGGGTCACCCCGCACGTCAACCAGATCCTCGTCCACGCGGGCAACACCCCCGCCGACCTCATCGACTACTGCCGGGACAGGGACATCGTCGTGGAGGCCTACTCCCCCATCGCCCACGGCGAGATCCTGGACAACCCGCAGGTCAGGGAACTCGCTGCGAAGTACGGCGTCAGCGTGCCGCAGTTGTGCATCCGCTACACGCTGCAGCTCGGCTGCGTCTCCCTGCCGAAGACGGCGAACCCAGAGCACATGCGCACCAACGCGGAGGTCAACTTCACCATCGGGGACGCCGACATGGATGCACTGAAAACCCTTGACGCCCGCGACTACGGCGAGTCTTCCGGGTTCCCCGTGTACAGCGGAAAGTGA
- the budA gene encoding acetolactate decarboxylase: MNDSPVTRHTIFQNSLMSALLDGIYDGEMSVGELLGKGNFGLGTFDALDGEMVIIDGICYQLRHDGTATRADLEQHSPYSVCTNFVPRIRRRAPENIRRKDLSTFIDDMTPSANYMYAVRITGTFSDVTTRTVVRQEKPYPPMTQAVGDDAEQHFTDISGVIAGFRTPIYEKNISVPGCHVHFIDDSRTTGGHVLDFTLTEGKIELCPGTDLDLRLPLTSAFSNANLDPEDLDEQIHATEIKG, from the coding sequence ATGAACGACAGTCCCGTGACCCGGCACACGATCTTTCAGAACTCCCTCATGTCCGCACTGCTCGACGGCATCTACGACGGGGAAATGTCCGTCGGCGAGCTGCTCGGCAAGGGCAACTTCGGCCTCGGCACCTTCGACGCCCTCGACGGGGAGATGGTGATCATCGACGGTATCTGCTACCAGCTGCGCCACGACGGCACCGCCACCCGCGCCGACCTGGAGCAGCATTCCCCCTATTCCGTCTGCACCAACTTCGTGCCGCGGATCCGTCGCCGCGCCCCGGAGAACATCCGCCGTAAGGACCTCTCCACCTTCATCGACGACATGACGCCCTCGGCGAACTACATGTACGCCGTGCGCATCACCGGCACGTTCTCCGACGTCACCACCCGCACCGTCGTCCGCCAGGAGAAGCCGTACCCGCCGATGACCCAGGCCGTCGGCGACGATGCCGAACAGCACTTCACCGACATCTCCGGTGTCATCGCCGGCTTCCGCACCCCGATCTACGAGAAGAACATCTCGGTCCCGGGCTGCCACGTCCACTTCATCGACGATTCCCGCACCACCGGCGGCCACGTCCTCGACTTCACCCTGACCGAGGGGAAGATCGAGCTGTGCCCGGGCACCGACCTGGATCTTCGACTGCCGTTGACCTCGGCCTTCTCGAACGCGAACCTCGACCCCGAGGATCTCGACGAGCAGATCCACGCCACCGAGATCAAGGGATGA
- a CDS encoding alpha/beta fold hydrolase, translating to MPDRHRTVPGLLATGVLAAGLATVPLPTAGAAPDPAPDAAPGGAITWENCPDQVTEARAECGRISTPMHHDDPDGEQISVGFVRVPAADPAARRGALFGNPGGPGGDAYSFFGAGSGDGGDGGAAMQWPAGLSDEWDMVAVQPRGLPGSTPVDCSATPAGWDPVRMQLQYGAFVTEACETGTPGYTDALNTWETAQDWEDVRAALGEDRISLLGLSYGTQLTSTYATLHPDHTDRLVLDSGYDPRLAWNGVMGAQTDGYIGALHDFLTWVADNDATYHLGTTPLAVYRAWSRVVVEESGTNPTVVPPPAEIGDLPPGLQWAGQPAADVLTAFDGPQAQLEGLFSQLTTPGAVQATSPTLALTRITVPQPNQWGALAELINGTAERPDADDLTEAFSEDDAATASNMQLLVMCNENRVAADPAAVPGYLWNGFVTGDPFQSAGATFTSGAACSGITPDAPVVDVSGDGLATRPLQLQGTRDPQTPYPNHGPLAEAMGSHVITVDGPGHGQFGMGNDVVDAAVLEYLRTGHTDVTAAPGRPVS from the coding sequence ATGCCCGACCGGCACCGGACCGTCCCCGGTCTGCTCGCCACCGGCGTCCTCGCCGCCGGCCTCGCCACCGTCCCACTCCCCACCGCCGGCGCCGCACCGGACCCCGCCCCGGACGCCGCCCCAGGAGGGGCGATCACCTGGGAAAACTGCCCCGACCAGGTGACCGAGGCCCGCGCCGAATGTGGCCGGATCAGTACACCGATGCACCACGACGACCCTGACGGGGAACAGATCTCCGTCGGCTTCGTCCGCGTCCCCGCCGCCGACCCCGCCGCCCGGCGCGGCGCCCTGTTCGGCAACCCGGGCGGCCCCGGCGGCGACGCCTACAGTTTCTTCGGCGCCGGCAGTGGCGACGGCGGGGACGGCGGCGCCGCCATGCAGTGGCCCGCCGGCCTCTCCGACGAATGGGACATGGTCGCCGTCCAGCCCCGCGGCCTCCCCGGATCCACCCCGGTGGACTGCTCCGCCACCCCGGCCGGCTGGGATCCGGTGCGCATGCAGCTGCAGTACGGCGCCTTCGTCACCGAAGCCTGCGAAACCGGCACGCCCGGGTACACGGACGCACTGAACACCTGGGAGACCGCCCAGGACTGGGAGGACGTCCGCGCCGCCCTCGGCGAGGACCGGATCTCCCTGCTCGGCCTGAGCTACGGCACCCAGCTGACCTCCACCTACGCCACCCTGCACCCGGACCACACCGACCGGCTCGTCCTCGACTCGGGCTACGACCCCCGCCTCGCCTGGAACGGTGTGATGGGCGCCCAGACCGACGGGTACATCGGCGCCCTCCACGACTTCCTCACCTGGGTCGCCGACAATGACGCGACCTACCACCTCGGCACCACTCCCCTGGCCGTCTACCGCGCCTGGTCGCGGGTGGTCGTCGAGGAATCCGGCACGAACCCGACCGTCGTCCCGCCGCCCGCCGAGATCGGTGACCTGCCGCCGGGACTGCAGTGGGCCGGGCAGCCCGCCGCGGATGTCCTCACCGCCTTCGACGGTCCGCAGGCCCAGCTCGAGGGCCTGTTCAGCCAGCTCACCACCCCGGGTGCGGTCCAGGCCACCTCCCCGACGCTCGCCCTGACCCGGATCACCGTGCCGCAGCCGAACCAGTGGGGTGCGCTCGCCGAGCTCATCAACGGCACCGCCGAGCGGCCGGACGCCGATGACCTCACCGAGGCCTTCTCCGAGGACGACGCCGCCACGGCGTCCAACATGCAGCTGCTGGTGATGTGCAACGAGAACCGGGTCGCGGCCGACCCCGCGGCGGTGCCCGGCTACCTGTGGAACGGTTTCGTCACCGGCGACCCGTTCCAGTCCGCCGGCGCGACCTTCACCTCCGGCGCCGCCTGCTCCGGCATCACGCCGGACGCCCCGGTCGTCGACGTCTCCGGCGACGGTCTCGCCACCCGGCCGCTGCAGCTCCAGGGCACCCGCGACCCGCAGACCCCCTATCCGAACCACGGTCCGCTCGCCGAGGCGATGGGCAGCCACGTCATCACCGTCGACGGCCCCGGTCACGGCCAGTTCGGGATGGGCAACGACGTCGTGGACGCCGCGGTGCTGGAGTACCTGCGCACCGGGCACACCGACGTGACCGCGGCGCCGGGGCGTCCGGTGAGTTAG